From one Nitrosococcus halophilus Nc 4 genomic stretch:
- the ribD gene encoding bifunctional diaminohydroxyphosphoribosylaminopyrimidine deaminase/5-amino-6-(5-phosphoribosylamino)uracil reductase RibD produces the protein MEQVNDRAYMARALKLAWRGLFTTDPNPRVGCVLVRAGEIVGEGWHQWAGDAHAEVNALRQADVRARGATCYVTLEPCCHRGRTPPCTEALIEAGVVRVVAAMRDPNPKVAGQGLAQLREAGLQVEYGLLQEEAQALNPGFVQRLVQGRPWVRCKLAMSLDGATALASGESRWITAPPARRDVQRWRARSSAILTGIGTVIGDDPALNVRYEELQNEVPPGFDRQPWRVILDRKLAISEKARLLSLPGPVLIACADGEQPKAESLRSKGAEVISLPVASEGLDLKALMAVLAAREINELHVECGARLAGSLLQAGLMDELVLYIAPKLMGEASLGLLRLPGIQTMEDCIQVDIKEIRAVGRDWRLVAKILPKG, from the coding sequence GTGGAGCAGGTGAACGATAGAGCGTACATGGCCCGGGCTCTGAAGCTGGCCTGGCGGGGTTTATTCACCACTGACCCTAATCCCCGGGTGGGTTGTGTCTTGGTGCGTGCCGGCGAGATCGTGGGGGAGGGCTGGCATCAATGGGCCGGCGATGCCCACGCGGAAGTCAATGCCTTGCGCCAGGCGGATGTCCGGGCTCGGGGGGCCACCTGTTATGTCACCTTAGAGCCCTGCTGTCATCGGGGTCGAACCCCTCCCTGCACTGAGGCACTCATTGAAGCAGGCGTTGTTCGAGTGGTTGCCGCCATGCGAGATCCTAATCCCAAAGTTGCCGGCCAGGGGCTAGCGCAGCTTAGGGAGGCCGGTCTCCAAGTGGAATACGGATTGCTTCAGGAAGAAGCCCAGGCCCTTAACCCTGGGTTTGTGCAACGTCTGGTTCAAGGCCGTCCCTGGGTGCGCTGTAAGTTGGCCATGAGTTTGGATGGAGCTACAGCGCTGGCTTCTGGAGAGAGCCGTTGGATTACCGCTCCCCCTGCCCGTCGTGATGTGCAACGGTGGCGCGCCCGCAGTTCAGCGATTTTGACGGGGATAGGGACTGTCATTGGAGATGATCCTGCCCTCAACGTCCGCTATGAAGAATTGCAAAATGAGGTGCCACCGGGGTTTGACCGCCAACCTTGGCGAGTCATATTGGACCGGAAATTGGCTATTTCGGAGAAGGCCCGGTTGCTCTCGCTGCCGGGGCCGGTACTGATTGCCTGTGCCGATGGGGAGCAGCCGAAAGCGGAGTCTTTACGCTCTAAGGGCGCGGAAGTGATCAGCCTTCCGGTGGCTTCCGAGGGGTTGGATCTTAAGGCCCTGATGGCCGTTCTGGCCGCACGGGAAATCAATGAACTCCATGTGGAGTGTGGTGCGCGGCTGGCAGGGTCGCTGCTCCAGGCTGGTTTAATGGATGAACTCGTACTGTATATCGCCCCCAAATTGATGGGGGAGGCCTCTTTAGGGTTGTTGCGGCTGCCCGGTATCCAGACCATGGAGGATTGTATTCAGGTAGACATCAAAGAAATACGGGCAGTCGGCCGGGATTGGCGGCTAGTGGCCAAAATACTCCCTAAAGGGTGA
- a CDS encoding riboflavin synthase gives MFTGIIRAVGTVVALQRKGSEAALRIDSGKLDLAEVGIGDSIAVSGVCLTVARLANQVFDFDVSQETLSRTVLGKLQPGEGVNLEPALTLKDHLGGHLTSGHCDGVGRVVERTSVGESVRFSIRAPAGLAKYIAEKGSIGVDGVSLTVNGVKGNLFEVNIIPHTLQATTLNEYRPGREVNLEVDLLARYLERLLLGDSAATTRPSLDEAFLARYGFSK, from the coding sequence ATGTTTACCGGGATCATCAGGGCGGTTGGGACGGTAGTGGCATTGCAACGCAAGGGGAGTGAGGCCGCCCTTCGCATCGATAGCGGTAAACTGGATCTTGCGGAGGTCGGTATTGGGGATAGTATTGCGGTCAGTGGGGTCTGCTTGACGGTGGCTCGGCTCGCCAACCAGGTTTTTGACTTTGATGTTTCCCAAGAGACCCTGTCTCGCACCGTATTGGGGAAGTTGCAGCCTGGCGAGGGGGTCAATCTGGAACCGGCCCTGACCCTCAAAGATCATCTCGGCGGACATTTGACCAGTGGCCACTGTGATGGCGTAGGGAGGGTGGTCGAGCGCACCTCAGTGGGAGAAAGTGTGCGTTTTTCTATCCGCGCCCCGGCAGGCCTTGCCAAGTACATCGCCGAGAAAGGCTCCATTGGGGTCGATGGTGTGAGCTTGACTGTCAACGGGGTGAAGGGAAATCTCTTTGAGGTCAATATTATTCCCCATACCCTGCAAGCCACCACCTTGAATGAATACCGTCCGGGACGGGAGGTGAATTTGGAGGTGGACCTTTTGGCCCGTTATTTGGAGCGTTTATTACTGGGTGACTCGGCCGCCACCACCCGGCCAAGTCTCGATGAGGCCTTTCTGGCCCGTTACGGTTTTAGCAAGTAA
- the ribBA gene encoding bifunctional 3,4-dihydroxy-2-butanone-4-phosphate synthase/GTP cyclohydrolase II, with protein sequence MPLSEIEAIIQDLREGKMVILMDDEDRENEGDLIMAASQVKAPDINFMARYGRGLICLTLTEERCRQLRLPLMVSDSNAKHSTNFTLSIEAATGVTTGISAADRARTVQVAVAPEARPEDLIQPGHIFPLMARPGGVLTRAGHTEAGCDLARLAGLEPAAVIVEILNEDGTMARRPDLEVFAERHGLKLGTIADLIRYRLEHERSVARVAECALPTEQGLFRLLAYQDLVDQQLHLALVKGELHPEEPTLVRVHMADTLCDILQVRRGDCGWPLNDAMNRIAQAGTGVVVILRRQESPRDLMQRIQDYQLEDQGVRLPRQEPSSDLRTYGVGAQILTDLGIRKMQVMGAPRRMHGLAGFGLEVVEYVT encoded by the coding sequence ATGCCTTTAAGCGAAATAGAAGCCATCATCCAGGATCTCCGGGAAGGAAAGATGGTGATCCTGATGGACGATGAGGACCGGGAGAATGAGGGGGATCTGATCATGGCGGCCTCCCAAGTGAAAGCCCCGGATATTAACTTTATGGCCCGCTATGGACGGGGGCTGATTTGTTTGACCCTGACCGAGGAGCGCTGCCGCCAATTGCGGCTGCCCTTGATGGTGTCAGATAGCAACGCCAAACACAGTACCAATTTTACCCTTTCCATTGAGGCGGCAACGGGGGTCACTACAGGTATTTCCGCCGCGGATCGAGCCCGGACCGTGCAAGTGGCGGTGGCCCCGGAGGCTAGACCCGAGGATCTGATCCAACCGGGCCATATTTTTCCCCTCATGGCCCGGCCGGGGGGCGTGCTCACCCGGGCTGGCCACACCGAGGCGGGCTGTGATTTGGCGCGACTGGCGGGTCTTGAACCGGCGGCGGTGATTGTTGAAATCCTCAATGAAGATGGGACCATGGCCCGTCGCCCGGATCTGGAAGTCTTTGCCGAGCGCCACGGCTTGAAATTGGGCACTATTGCCGATCTGATTCGTTATCGTCTGGAGCATGAGCGGTCTGTGGCCCGGGTGGCGGAGTGCGCCTTGCCCACGGAACAGGGGCTGTTCCGTCTTTTGGCCTACCAGGATCTAGTGGATCAGCAACTCCATCTGGCCTTGGTCAAGGGGGAACTCCATCCGGAAGAGCCCACCTTGGTGCGGGTTCACATGGCCGATACCCTTTGCGATATTCTCCAAGTACGGCGTGGCGATTGCGGCTGGCCCCTGAATGATGCCATGAATCGCATTGCGCAGGCGGGTACCGGGGTGGTGGTGATCCTCCGCCGGCAGGAGTCTCCTAGGGATCTGATGCAGCGCATTCAAGACTATCAGTTGGAGGATCAAGGGGTGCGCCTGCCCCGGCAGGAGCCCTCCAGCGACTTGCGGACCTATGGAGTCGGCGCCCAGATTCTGACCGATTTGGGGATACGAAAGATGCAGGTCATGGGCGCCCCCCGGCGGATGCACGGACTGGCGGGTTTTGGCCTGGAAGTGGTGGAATATGTCACTTGA
- the rnhB gene encoding ribonuclease HII codes for MGDKGTLQREVQGWIAGVDEVGRGPLAGPVVAAAVILDPGHPIAGVKDSKQLTPLARERLAALIQAQAVAWALGRAEVEEIEQLNIFWASLLAMERAVAALSEAPSLVLVDGKHCPPAACPVRAVVKGDQKVMAIAAASIVAKVARDAEMVALEKRYPGYGFGTHKGYPTRAHLAALEKLGPCPIHRRSFRAVKEIAFLV; via the coding sequence ATGGGAGACAAAGGGACTCTTCAAAGGGAAGTCCAAGGATGGATTGCTGGCGTGGACGAGGTGGGCCGGGGTCCCTTAGCCGGTCCGGTTGTCGCCGCGGCGGTGATTCTGGATCCGGGGCACCCCATCGCCGGAGTGAAGGACTCCAAGCAGTTGACGCCTCTGGCGCGGGAGCGTTTAGCCGCACTCATTCAAGCCCAGGCTGTGGCCTGGGCCTTAGGGCGGGCTGAAGTAGAAGAGATCGAACAGCTCAATATCTTTTGGGCCAGCCTGCTAGCCATGGAGCGGGCCGTTGCGGCCCTTTCAGAGGCCCCCTCCCTGGTTCTCGTGGATGGCAAGCACTGTCCCCCTGCCGCCTGCCCGGTGCGGGCCGTGGTCAAGGGAGACCAAAAGGTTATGGCTATCGCCGCCGCCTCCATCGTGGCCAAAGTGGCCCGGGATGCGGAGATGGTTGCATTGGAGAAACGTTATCCCGGTTATGGTTTTGGCACTCACAAAGGCTATCCGACCCGGGCCCATTTGGCTGCCCTGGAAAAGTTAGGTCCCTGTCCTATCCACCGCCGCTCCTTTCGAGCAGTGAAGGAAATAGCATTTCTCGTTTAA
- the trhA gene encoding PAQR family membrane homeostasis protein TrhA, with the protein MNETDLISGFNEPFSALSHLLGAGVFLLLSFPLLRLGWGNLPKLMALGVFALASVFMLSVSGIYHGLSPKGSILQRLDHSAIFILIVGTMTPIHQMLFQGVMRWGWLLLVWLIAITALTLKNMFFTSFPEGWGLALFLGLGWLGAVSVGILWYRKGSAFIKPLLVGGLAYTVGAILEFAGQPLFLREILGPHELFHLAVLIGLGFHWKFIHTMARRDNLSTSRPNRRKWRAMAP; encoded by the coding sequence ATGAATGAGACCGATTTAATCTCCGGGTTCAATGAACCCTTTAGTGCTTTAAGCCATCTGCTGGGCGCTGGCGTGTTTTTGTTATTGTCCTTTCCTCTATTGAGATTAGGCTGGGGAAATCTTCCGAAATTGATGGCATTGGGGGTTTTCGCTTTGGCCAGTGTGTTTATGCTCTCTGTAAGTGGGATCTATCATGGGCTATCTCCCAAAGGGAGCATTTTGCAGCGACTTGATCATTCGGCAATATTTATTTTAATCGTGGGCACAATGACTCCTATCCACCAAATGTTGTTCCAAGGGGTTATGCGCTGGGGGTGGCTGCTGCTGGTGTGGCTGATCGCGATAACGGCCCTAACCCTTAAAAATATGTTTTTTACTTCCTTTCCAGAAGGGTGGGGGCTAGCCTTGTTTTTGGGCCTCGGGTGGCTTGGAGCGGTCTCTGTAGGGATACTCTGGTATCGAAAAGGCAGCGCCTTCATCAAGCCATTACTCGTTGGAGGCTTGGCCTACACCGTAGGCGCCATTTTAGAATTTGCTGGGCAGCCGCTTTTTCTTCGTGAGATCTTGGGGCCACACGAGTTATTTCACCTGGCGGTACTAATAGGGTTAGGCTTTCATTGGAAGTTTATTCATACCATGGCGCGTAGGGATAATCTTTCTACCTCAAGGCCGAATAGAAGGAAATGGCGCGCCATGGCCCCGTGA
- the nhaA gene encoding Na+/H+ antiporter NhaA, which yields MAEKMRKGSPINKQTSLLPQERIDWLTKPIARFLRIESMAGLVLLLFTLSALVLSNSLWSHPFLEVWETPVGLQIGPLEFTRSLREWINDALMTLFFFLVALELKRELVFGELRNPRLAALSIMAALGGMLVPALFYLMLQLGQPGQNGWGTVMATDTAFVIGCLALLGSRIPQSLRVFMLSLAIIDDIGAILVVAIGYSSHISWKALALAAMGIVIVRAIALLGVRSMAIYFIGGGLIWIAVDISGIHATVTGIILGLMAPTRRWVSDERLHAILDRVEAYPPGDHWSGDSEDRKALRMAEVAAREALSPVERLEMILHPWVGFVIMPLFAFANAGVPLAFAGLENAVTLAVFVGFALGKPLGVLIFSWLAVHTGMAIRPPDLNWVLLTAGGLLAGIGFTMALFIANLAFSPSLINAAKIGILSASVFSALAGIVLLSTWSARRK from the coding sequence ATGGCAGAAAAGATGAGGAAAGGCTCGCCGATTAACAAACAAACTTCCCTGCTCCCCCAGGAACGCATTGATTGGTTGACCAAGCCCATTGCCCGATTCTTGCGCATCGAGTCCATGGCGGGTTTGGTGCTTCTACTGTTTACCCTGTCGGCGTTGGTGCTATCCAACTCCTTATGGAGCCATCCTTTCCTAGAGGTTTGGGAAACGCCGGTGGGTCTTCAGATCGGCCCATTGGAATTCACCCGTTCGCTGCGTGAATGGATCAACGACGCTTTAATGACCCTGTTCTTTTTTCTTGTCGCCCTGGAACTCAAACGGGAACTGGTGTTTGGCGAATTGCGCAATCCACGTCTGGCCGCGCTGTCTATTATGGCGGCCTTGGGTGGTATGCTCGTGCCTGCTCTCTTCTACTTGATGCTCCAGTTAGGCCAACCCGGCCAGAATGGTTGGGGCACGGTGATGGCCACCGACACCGCCTTTGTCATCGGTTGTCTGGCGCTGTTAGGGTCGCGCATTCCCCAGAGTCTGCGAGTGTTCATGCTGTCCCTGGCCATTATTGACGATATCGGCGCTATTCTGGTGGTAGCTATTGGCTACAGTAGTCACATCAGTTGGAAGGCGCTCGCTCTAGCTGCCATGGGTATCGTTATCGTGCGCGCCATAGCGCTGCTCGGCGTCCGTAGCATGGCGATCTATTTTATAGGGGGAGGGTTGATCTGGATCGCAGTGGATATCTCCGGGATCCATGCCACCGTGACCGGCATCATCCTCGGCTTAATGGCGCCGACCCGCAGATGGGTGAGCGACGAGCGTTTGCATGCCATTTTGGATCGCGTGGAGGCGTATCCACCCGGCGATCACTGGAGTGGTGACTCTGAGGATCGCAAGGCATTACGAATGGCGGAGGTTGCGGCGCGTGAAGCGCTGTCGCCAGTTGAGCGGCTTGAGATGATATTGCACCCCTGGGTTGGATTCGTGATCATGCCGCTTTTTGCATTTGCCAATGCTGGAGTGCCCCTCGCTTTCGCCGGGTTGGAAAACGCCGTCACCCTGGCTGTATTTGTGGGATTCGCGCTGGGCAAACCGCTAGGAGTCTTGATCTTCAGTTGGCTGGCTGTGCACACGGGCATGGCGATACGTCCTCCGGATCTCAACTGGGTGTTGCTGACTGCCGGTGGCCTCCTCGCAGGCATCGGCTTCACGATGGCGCTGTTTATTGCCAACCTGGCTTTCAGCCCCAGTCTCATCAACGCCGCCAAAATAGGCATTTTGTCCGCCTCGGTTTTTTCTGCGCTGGCGGGTATTGTGCTGTTGAGCACCTGGTCTGCTCGTAGAAAGTAG
- a CDS encoding ribbon-helix-helix protein, CopG family, whose protein sequence is MAREYLNVRVDADLKKQLQKLAKRENRTLSNLVETVLGNYAKRKSS, encoded by the coding sequence ATGGCAAGGGAATATTTAAATGTACGGGTTGATGCCGATCTCAAAAAGCAACTTCAAAAGTTGGCTAAGAGGGAAAACCGAACGCTATCAAACTTGGTTGAAACCGTGCTGGGCAACTACGCGAAACGCAAGTCATCCTGA
- a CDS encoding RNA-guided endonuclease InsQ/TnpB family protein yields MRSASTRTFKYSLAIAVKALLYYDWDMVTQRAYKFRFYPTPQQKRQLAIEFGHARYVWNWALEARTKAYKEDGESLNTISLSRQLTVLKKTACPWLSEATAGCHTQKLRDQDTAFKHFFAGRAKYPRFKKRHQTQSVRYQLDQRHVAKNFNAENQRLKLPKLGALKIKWSRNVGGIPKMVTVSKDPAGRYFVSMACEVEITALPTRKNAIGVDVGVKDVVVTSSGDKSGAPKYTYQYARQLKMAQPRFLSARLFKSSCEGVKFFV; encoded by the coding sequence TTGAGATCGGCATCAACCCGTACATTTAAATATTCCCTTGCCATTGCTGTTAAAGCCCTGTTGTATTACGATTGGGATATGGTAACGCAACGGGCCTACAAATTCAGGTTTTACCCAACGCCCCAGCAAAAGCGGCAATTGGCTATTGAATTCGGCCATGCTCGCTATGTGTGGAATTGGGCGTTGGAGGCCCGAACGAAGGCGTATAAAGAGGATGGCGAGTCGCTGAATACGATAAGCCTCAGTCGCCAATTGACGGTACTTAAAAAGACGGCGTGCCCCTGGCTGAGTGAAGCCACCGCCGGTTGCCATACCCAGAAATTGCGAGACCAAGATACAGCCTTTAAGCATTTCTTTGCCGGTCGAGCGAAATACCCACGATTTAAGAAGCGTCATCAGACTCAATCGGTACGCTATCAACTCGATCAACGCCATGTGGCGAAGAACTTCAACGCCGAAAACCAACGGTTGAAACTGCCCAAGCTTGGGGCACTGAAGATCAAGTGGTCTCGGAATGTGGGCGGTATCCCTAAAATGGTGACAGTGAGTAAAGACCCCGCTGGCCGTTATTTCGTCAGCATGGCCTGCGAGGTGGAGATTACGGCGCTGCCTACCCGCAAGAATGCGATTGGGGTGGATGTGGGCGTCAAGGATGTGGTGGTGACCTCTAGCGGGGATAAGTCCGGCGCGCCTAAATACACTTACCAGTACGCACGGCAATTGAAAATGGCGCAGCCTCGCTTTCTGAGTGCGAGACTATTCAAGAGTTCATGCGAGGGTGTCAAGTTTTTTGTGTAA
- a CDS encoding IS256 family transposase, translated as MTSIEKKTDELLDELLKECNSPKEVLGEHGLLKQLSKRLVERVLEAELTEHLGYAPHAQEGRGSGNSRNGKSKKRVQSEAGQLEIEVPRDRNGNFEPQLVKKRQRRLEGFDEKVLALYARGLSTREIEAQLEELYGVEVSPALISQVTDAVLEEVRAWQSRPLSAVYPILYFDALFVKSRQEGMVKTKAVYLALGVNLEGEKELLGMWMSENEGAKFWLSVFNELKNRGVEDCFIACVDGLKGLPEAIEAVFPQAQVQLCIVHKVRGSLKYVPWKQRRAVAADLRAIYGAATLAEAEQALERFSARWDETYPAISPSWRADWSRLTVFFDYPPQIRRAIYTTNAIESLNYSLRKVLKNRGAFPTDEAIFKVLYLALNNITKKWTQPIRDWKAALNQFVILFAERMPK; from the coding sequence ATGACCAGTATTGAAAAAAAGACCGATGAGTTGCTGGATGAACTTCTGAAGGAGTGCAATAGCCCGAAAGAGGTTCTGGGCGAGCATGGGTTATTGAAGCAGCTGAGCAAGCGCTTGGTGGAGCGGGTTTTGGAGGCTGAGCTGACTGAGCACCTAGGGTACGCGCCCCATGCTCAGGAAGGTCGGGGCAGTGGCAACAGCCGCAACGGCAAGAGCAAGAAGCGGGTTCAGAGCGAGGCGGGGCAATTGGAAATCGAGGTGCCACGGGACCGCAATGGGAATTTTGAGCCGCAATTGGTCAAGAAACGTCAGCGTCGGCTGGAGGGCTTTGATGAGAAGGTGCTAGCGCTGTATGCCCGGGGGCTCTCGACCCGAGAGATTGAGGCGCAGCTGGAAGAGCTCTATGGGGTGGAGGTCTCCCCGGCGCTGATTTCCCAGGTGACCGATGCGGTGTTGGAGGAGGTGCGGGCCTGGCAAAGCCGGCCCCTATCGGCCGTCTATCCCATCCTATATTTTGATGCCTTGTTTGTGAAATCACGCCAGGAGGGCATGGTGAAAACGAAAGCAGTGTACTTAGCCCTGGGGGTCAATCTAGAGGGAGAGAAAGAGCTGTTAGGGATGTGGATGAGTGAAAACGAAGGGGCTAAATTCTGGCTGTCGGTATTCAATGAGCTGAAAAACCGGGGGGTCGAGGATTGCTTTATTGCCTGCGTGGACGGGCTCAAGGGCCTGCCTGAGGCCATCGAGGCGGTGTTTCCACAGGCCCAGGTTCAGCTGTGCATCGTGCACAAGGTGCGCGGCTCGCTGAAGTATGTCCCCTGGAAACAGCGCCGGGCCGTGGCGGCCGACCTGCGGGCCATCTATGGCGCCGCGACCCTGGCCGAGGCCGAACAGGCCCTAGAGCGCTTCTCAGCGCGTTGGGATGAGACATATCCGGCCATCAGCCCCAGCTGGCGGGCCGATTGGTCACGGCTGACGGTCTTCTTTGATTACCCACCCCAGATCCGGCGAGCCATTTATACCACCAACGCCATCGAATCCTTGAACTATTCACTACGAAAAGTCTTGAAAAACCGGGGCGCTTTCCCCACGGATGAAGCCATTTTCAAGGTGCTCTATCTGGCCCTGAACAATATCACCAAAAAATGGACTCAACCCATTCGGGACTGGAAGGCCGCCCTCAATCAATTCGTCATCCTCTTCGCTGAGCGGATGCCCAAGTGA
- a CDS encoding Uma2 family endonuclease: MASHALLPTISIQEYLAGEQASEIRHEYIAGQLFAMVGASRAHNTISLNIASLFHAHLRGSPCQAFMADMKVRVDKAEAFYYPDIVVTCEPRDDKALFLNAPSLIVEVLSPATENIDRREKRIAYQYLESLKEYVLVAQDRPQVEVYRCSRTGVWEVDIYEGGETATLPSLNLELPLAVVYEGVG; this comes from the coding sequence ATGGCTTCTCATGCCCTGCTACCCACCATCAGCATTCAAGAGTATCTTGCCGGCGAGCAGGCCAGCGAGATCCGCCATGAATATATCGCCGGCCAACTATTCGCCATGGTCGGCGCCAGCCGCGCCCACAATACCATCAGCCTCAATATCGCCTCGCTCTTTCATGCCCACCTCCGGGGCAGCCCCTGCCAGGCTTTTATGGCCGACATGAAGGTTCGGGTAGACAAGGCCGAAGCCTTCTATTATCCGGATATTGTCGTCACCTGCGAGCCACGGGATGACAAGGCCCTGTTCCTCAATGCGCCCTCCCTCATCGTGGAAGTGCTGTCGCCGGCCACGGAAAATATTGATCGGCGTGAGAAACGGATAGCCTATCAGTACCTGGAAAGCCTTAAGGAGTATGTGCTGGTGGCCCAGGACAGGCCCCAGGTGGAGGTCTACCGGTGTAGTCGCACTGGCGTCTGGGAGGTGGATATTTATGAGGGCGGCGAAACCGCTACGCTACCTTCGCTGAATCTGGAGCTGCCTTTGGCCGTCGTTTATGAGGGCGTGGGTTAA
- a CDS encoding peptide chain release factor 3: MSPAEFAREIQKRRTFAIISHPDAGKTTLTEKLLLFGGAIQLAGTVKSRKAARYATSDWMELEKQRGISVTSSVMQFPYKNSIINLLDTPGHADFSEDTYRTLTAVDSALMVIDSAKGVEERTIKLMEVCRLRNTPILTFINKLDREGREPIELLDEIEQVLQIRCAPVTWPIGMGKRFKGIFHLGHNSIHLFSPTHGGKVKSGEQIQGLDNPRLDEVLGSQAEELREEIELVQGASHPFDKEAFLAGEQTPVFFGSAMNNFGVEELLDVYEDYAPPPQARETVTRRVAPEEPKFSGFVFKIQANMDPQHRDRIAFLRVCSGSYQKGMKLRHVRLGREVQIANALTFMAGEREQAETACPGDIIGLHNHGTIQIGDTFTQGEDLQFTGIPHFAPELFRRVRLKDPLRMKALLKGLQQLSEEGATQLFRPLVGNDLILGAVGVLQFDVVAHRLKHEYGVDCGYENVQVVTARWVSCDDPKRLEEFRTKAAAQLALDGAGDLTYLAPTRVNLDLTMERWPEVTFHAIREHALSLESGEQLIANG; the protein is encoded by the coding sequence ATGTCGCCAGCAGAATTCGCCCGAGAAATCCAGAAAAGAAGGACCTTTGCCATTATCTCCCACCCGGATGCGGGTAAAACAACCCTCACCGAGAAGTTACTGCTTTTCGGCGGGGCGATTCAGCTTGCCGGCACGGTGAAGTCCCGCAAGGCGGCCCGCTATGCCACTTCGGACTGGATGGAATTGGAAAAGCAGCGGGGAATTTCGGTCACTTCCTCGGTGATGCAATTCCCCTATAAAAATTCCATCATCAATCTGTTGGATACGCCGGGGCACGCCGATTTTTCCGAGGATACCTACCGGACCCTGACCGCTGTGGATTCGGCCTTGATGGTCATTGATAGCGCCAAAGGCGTGGAGGAGCGGACCATCAAATTGATGGAAGTTTGCCGCTTGCGCAACACCCCAATTCTGACTTTTATTAATAAGTTGGATCGAGAAGGTCGAGAACCCATTGAGCTCCTAGATGAGATCGAGCAAGTGCTGCAAATTCGCTGCGCGCCCGTGACTTGGCCTATTGGGATGGGGAAGCGCTTTAAAGGGATTTTCCATCTAGGCCACAACAGCATCCATTTGTTTAGCCCTACCCACGGGGGAAAGGTTAAAAGCGGGGAGCAGATCCAAGGGTTGGATAACCCCCGCCTGGATGAAGTGTTAGGCAGCCAGGCAGAGGAACTCCGGGAAGAAATCGAACTGGTGCAAGGCGCCAGCCACCCCTTTGATAAGGAAGCTTTTCTGGCGGGAGAGCAGACTCCTGTGTTCTTTGGATCGGCCATGAATAATTTTGGCGTGGAAGAGCTGCTGGACGTTTATGAGGATTACGCCCCCCCTCCCCAAGCCCGCGAGACAGTGACCCGCAGGGTAGCGCCCGAGGAGCCGAAATTCAGCGGCTTTGTGTTTAAGATCCAAGCCAACATGGACCCCCAGCACCGGGACCGGATTGCCTTTTTGCGGGTTTGTTCCGGCAGTTACCAGAAGGGGATGAAGTTGCGGCATGTGCGGCTAGGAAGGGAGGTGCAAATCGCCAATGCCCTGACTTTCATGGCGGGCGAGCGGGAACAAGCGGAGACCGCCTGTCCTGGTGACATTATCGGCCTTCATAACCATGGCACTATCCAAATCGGCGACACCTTTACCCAAGGCGAAGATTTGCAATTTACCGGGATTCCCCATTTTGCCCCGGAACTCTTTCGCCGGGTTCGCCTGAAAGACCCCCTGCGCATGAAGGCCCTGCTCAAGGGACTGCAACAGCTAAGCGAGGAAGGGGCTACCCAGCTCTTTCGTCCCCTAGTGGGTAACGACTTGATCCTAGGGGCGGTAGGGGTGCTCCAGTTCGATGTGGTGGCCCATCGTTTGAAGCACGAATATGGTGTGGATTGTGGCTATGAGAATGTCCAGGTGGTGACCGCCCGCTGGGTGAGCTGTGACGATCCCAAACGGTTAGAGGAATTTCGCACCAAAGCCGCTGCCCAATTGGCTTTGGATGGGGCCGGGGATCTCACCTATTTGGCGCCGACCCGGGTCAACCTGGATCTCACCATGGAACGCTGGCCTGAGGTGACTTTCCACGCCATCCGCGAGCACGCCCTCAGCCTGGAAAGCGGCGAGCAACTCATTGCCAACGGCTAA